In Lolium rigidum isolate FL_2022 chromosome 7, APGP_CSIRO_Lrig_0.1, whole genome shotgun sequence, the DNA window TAGCCTGCCCCACCTGTCGATATACTTGTTATCTGGTGTATCACATAAGAAATTTTGTACGTCGATCTCTTTTCTACATGGCATGGTTGTTCTTGTTGCTTTATGGCTAAATATCCCTATGTGGTTTACGATATTGATTTTTCTGGAAATTGCCTGTGGTATCCCTGTTCAATCTGATTTGGAGATTGCTTAATGCTGCTACTATTGTACAGGTACACAATTTTCGGGAAAGCTCTAGCAAGAGTTCAAAGTGATAGTCAGGTTTGTGGGTGTTAGTGTTATTTTGATCTCGTAATATACTTCATATATTCGCATGATTTTTCAGGTTACGGCCAAAATTGGTTAACTATAACTGGTTATGGTACGGAATCCAGAAACCGTGCAGCTCGGCAGCGCATTTACAACAGGGTTTGGACAGACGAGGACGGCGTTGAACATGTGGAGGTAGCATAATTTCATGTCTCTACAATTTATTGATTTGCCTTCTTTAACTATGCTGCTTACTTTTGCATCAAGATTATGGTAGTTAAGTCAATGAAAACATACACGTTTACTGTGAGGAGCTGCGGTCTCTACTCTTTAATGATGTGCATTCTTTAACTATGCTGCTTACCTGTGCATCAAGATTATGGTAGCTGAGTCAATGAAAACATACAAGTTTACCACAAGGAGCTGCAGCAGTTAGTGTGACACCTTCCTCTCCGATGATAGTTTGTTGGcagcattatggcaataagaacttGCAAACTACAACATTAGGAGAAAAACTAAGATTTTTTTTTACTAGGAGTCAGTAGTTATGATCAACAGTAATACTTTACAAGTATATAAATTTTAATATGTAATGGACCTTGGCAAGTTTATGTGCTTTCAGATGATACTTTGCTAGTTGGGAAGGGGGCACTAGTATGGCTATGCACTTCATGCAGTTGTGTGGCACCTCTTTGAACTTGGTTGACCAGTTAAAATTCACATGCATCATGTCAGGTGGGCTTTCTTATCCGAGGGCCACATGGAGCTGGAAAGGTGCTTGCTGAGATGTTTAAAGATAACTCTGACAGGACATGGAAgttcagatttcttgttgtccagATTACGTCACCACGTCGTGCACATATGATGTTAGAATCGTACATCCCAGCATAAGGATGCAAGAGACAAATCAGCTAGCAGGGGCACATCCATGCGATACTAATTTTTTACATCCTATCTCATGTTTAATACCGGTCCTCAGTTTACAAAACTTCTGAATTTTGATCTTCCCAAAAGCGTAAGTAGGATTGTGGGAAGAAGATGAACTACCAGAGCCGCTGATCATctctagtatcttagggtgtgttTGTTTCGGCTGCAGCTCCACAACTGGAGCTGCCACAGCTGCAACTACCAGAATCAGCTGGGGCTGCTAGCTGGGGCTGGAAGGTTGGAACTGTCTGATGTCTGTTTGTTTCGGCTGCTATTGTAGCTGTGGCTGCAACTAAAATATGGTGAAATAACCTGAATGCCCTTGTAGTTCCGTTGATTGGGTTTAAATGTTGACTATGTTATTACAAGTGAAAACAATATTATTGATAGCTATATTTGCTGCAATTGAACATTTTTTTCACTAGATTTAACTACAATTACATTCCTCCTTTCGGTTTAAAATAATTGTCTAAAAATAGATATATTGAcacactaaaatatgtctagatacatctatttttaaacaattatttTGAACCGAAGAAAGTATATTAATAATACATGTAGTTTAAATAATTAAAATTAATTATTCAGCAGCAGTTAAAATAGCGAAAGCACTACATGCAAATAATTGCTTATTCGACATATCCATAACTCTAGCCGTAAAAGCTAATAAGCACAAAATTACAAAAGCAATGGTTAGTAGCACTCGTCAAGTCGTCATGCATGCAAACATTGTTTGGAAAAAGGTGGTCACACGCATGTAAATCGGTACAGTCCAGCATGCCTTTCCTACTCGACGCACGCAGTGCGAGCCATGCGTACACTGTGCATACTGCTGTGCTTGCTGCTGGCCGGGAGAAAAAGAAACGTAACGGTTTGATGGCATTTGGTACGTATTATGTAGATTGGTGGGAGGGCAATTCGGTAAAAGAATCGTTTGGAGCTGGAGTCACTGGCAGAAGCGTCGATTCTCGATTGCCCAGCTTCTAGCTCGTAATGTATTATTTGGCAGCGCTCCACTCAAGCAGCTACATGGAGCTAGCCCAAAAACTGATGTTTGTTTGGGCTCCAGCTTCTACAGCCCGGAAGCTGTTGGAGCGGCTGctagcagcccaaacaaacacaccCTTAGATATGGTGTACCGGGAAAGGACCATAATGTTACTTTGTTTAGCTGAAGGCTTTGTAGGGTTCAGTAGAAATTCAGTTTTTTTCTAATGTTCCTCAGACATGGTACGAGCACAAGTGATCCTTCATCTGCCGGGCTTTTTCTCATCCTTTTTAGGTGAGATAGTTTACGGTCGTCTATGGATTTTCATGCAAACCTCTGATGATTTCCAAATAGCAATAATGTGTATTTTGTTAGTACATTTTAAAATTCTTTCCAGCCCGAGGATTCATGGCATGCACGTGAAGTGATCTAGATGACTCTTTAGTTGATCTCGTTATCCAGCTAATGATTGATGTTTCGTGAGCATAGCAACTCCAGTGAATTGTCAGCCCTTACCGGAAGTTTGATCTTAACAACTAGCATGGACTATGGAAAGAATTGGGAAGTTTTGCATATGTGAACTTATCCTTCTACCGTGTGAAAGGATGGCCTTATTGTGATGAAGTAGGTTTGCATATGACTAGCATAGAGACAGGTTTAAAATGACTCCATACGCTGCCTGTAATGTAAGTAAGAAtaaaaaagataggctaaagatGGTTTTCAGGAGGCTTCCTTTTTTTTGGAACAGGCTCCCAGATCACACGCCTCATACTTGTACCGGTGGTTGACATTGTGTTCGTGATAGTGACATTGGACTTTTTTTTTATAAGCTGAGCTGGGAGTGACTGACTGTCTGATTGGTCCATTGGTGACATCCACGGCAATATATAGATAGTCTTCTTTTGGTTATTCCATAGAAGACggatagagtttttttttttttttgctcttggGCACCAGTGATTCCGTTGttttaagaaaataaaaaatcacatttatgtgttttaaaaaattataaaaaaatcatggtgtagccAATAAATTATCACATAAACGTGTTAAATTTCAgtttcaaatataaaatattctgggctacacaaaaatgacaaacgtatgatctgggtatgcatatttcaaatctccaaatttcaacagattttttttgtgtagcctaaaatataaagaatttcatattaaaattttacacgttTGTAGGTTACATCATTTACTATATCCAAATTTATTTTTAGAAATTTTTAAAATGAATATATATGATTTTCCATTTTCTTAAATAGAGGAGCACTAGTGTCCAAGAGTCCAAGAGATACGATTATGTGCCAAGCTACAAgatatccttttcttttcctgtcGTCCGATGCTCTTGTTTCTGCAGCGTGTACGCCACTGCAGCTACATGACAATCCCATGAGCAAAGTGCCCATGCATAATGCAGCGAAATGAGGTTCTGGTATTGCAATCTACGGAAATATGGTGAAGTTGGCCGCTTAATTTTTGTGTATGTGGTAACTATTGAAGGTGATCGTGAATCGCGATAGGCCATACGGACCACAACGTGATTGTACTCGTGAAACCAACTTTTCTCAAACCGTCACGACCACACCAAGCGCGCCGCCCCGGCAGCCTGCTTCTCCAAGGCGGCCATCATCCCCTCGCACTCGGCGACGATGGCCTTGTCCAGGCCGCTCCGTGTGACGGGCGCGAAGAAGAGCCATGACGCGGTCCCCGCGACGAACGCCAGcgtggccgccgtcgccgccgcgcgcggCGGCCGCCACAGCCCTCTCTGCCTCGCGCACCACCGCTCGGCCACCACGCACGCgccgtggaggaggaagaaggcggtGACCTCCCCCGTGCCGGCCTGGAGCGTGATGTAGTAGAAGATGAGCTCGTGCATGAGGCCCGACACGAGGAACGTGGCGAGCACCCCCGCGGGGGCGCCGAGGCGGGCGCGCACGGGGCGGTACACGCTCGGCCGGAGCGCCCCGGGCACCATGAGGTTCCACCGGTGGCCCCAGAAGTCGCGGAGGGACGACGCCAGGTACGGCCGGTCGAACTGCGGCTCCAGCTCCGCGCCCAGCAGCGCGCGCGCGAACGCCGCGGCGGACGCCATGAAGAGCTCCAGCATCAGGTACACGTGAGCGCCGTCGAACGCCGCCACGCAGTACGCCGGCATTCGCGCCCGGACGCGCCGGAGCGAGATGAGCGCCGCGAGCAGGGCCGCCTTGGCCGCGTAGGACAGGAGGAACTCCGGAGGGAGGGACCGCGAGTTCTCCGCGCCTCTGTCCCGGAGCTTGATGGGGAGCGCGGCGCAGGTGACGAAGCGGACGAGTGGGAGGGCCGGGTGGAGGGggccgtggccggcggcgaggaggaggagcttgaagCCGCAGAGCCAGACGAGGAAGAAGGCGGAGATGGTGCGGAGGAGGATGGGAGAGAAGGTGAAGGGGAGGACTGGGAGGACGAGGAGCACCGGGAGGAGCGCGCCCAGGCGGGCCAGTCCGGGGACCACGCGCGAGGCGGCGAGGCGCGCGTAGGCCATGGCCGCGGCCACGGCGGCCGAGACCAAGGCGAGGCTAGCCAGCTCCGACGCCATGCCGCGTTCGATGAGCGCAGCTAGCCGCTGTTGAGAGCCTGAGATAGATAGTGAGATCTGGATGGAGTccactgtctcaactctcaaattGGTTCCTGAAAAAGGTTTAAAACAAGGCAAACGCTTTAGTCTAAGATGCATCAGTTTTGTCGGTACTATCAGTATCAGGTCATCTCAGCCCGGGTACAGGTCATCGGGCGAAAATGCGTATGGTCCATCTCCAGCGGGACGATGCATACTCACCTGTTCGTCCGTGACGCAAACTTTTACCTAAAATTGCgttaggtttgcgtctctgcagaCACTACGCGGATGCAGCGGTTGTCCGCCCGGTCCACGCACGGCCGCCTGGCAGGAGCACATATGTTTCGTCTACCGCAACATTACTTACAGGCGACGCGCTGCAGCTTTTTAGGACCGCGTTAATGGCACGCCTAGGCTTCCTCAAGCGTGCGCTGCTGGGTGGGGTCGCGgtggcaggacattgaaggcAAGATGGCGACATCTTAAAGGAacgctgccggcgcccatttctccgaccacaccattgccagagcctgacctatccacccgaccgaggccatggggaagaaatgctggccgttccgcgaGACCAAGAACGACCGGCAAGAAGCCACGGGTCGGGCCGTACATCCGCATCGAGTTCGCGCGCCGCCTTTCGAAGGAAAACTggccggtgccatggccggacgcaaacctgcctggaggaggctggtgcctctgaaagtgcatggagcccccatgtgtggttttggtaattaatgacaatccctatggactaatgtttgcattgagttatatttgtaggagttatccataggcaattcttgaaccatatgttggcttcaaggttgcaataagaagaaattgatgaaggatatcaagtgtcaagtatgtcttgaagatgaagatgaagtgagccctcaagttacttcaagacatcaacatgatgaagaatgaagaaatgaagtgcaagttcaagatgagccatctcgaagagatcctttgcttgagtctagccatccatatggtgatcatggatatgtgaagatgcgccgaagaagaagctctcccatggtggattatgggggagcaatccacatggtggtcatggttatgtgaagatgcgccgaagaagaagctctcccatggtggtttatgggggagcaatctacaagacttcgtcaagcaagcacaagcaagaaaggcgctccatcttgttgaggtcaagatcgtcgtcatcaagctcaagtggaacgcgcaagtataaggtttgctcttgatagggtttctttctcaccggtctcatagtgtagttggagaccggtttatagtttagttgccgtactatcaagagggctctcgagtgagtaactcgatcgtatcgttcggagagagctcaaacctttgcatccttgcatcatctttcttggttgttatttggaccttatccatgtgatgttttagagcttgtgctcattctcatgacaagctctagttcatcgaaaacggatttcgcatagatcacttgttgcgttttcgagtttggttcatcatctttcttggttttatttggatcttatccatgtgatgttttagagcttgtgcttattctcatgacaagctctagttcattgagaatggtttttgcatgggcaacttgttgcattttcaagattggaggttttaccggtatgtcttttttagataggtcaaacctttcatcatttgtttctatcctcccttgttggactatgatggtttcctgcatgatcttgtagagcttgttcctagctttaaaacaagcccaagatcatcgaaatcggagtccgagtgcaaaagttatgcccgttttagttttggtgtttcgcaggtttgcttaggccggatatttcggaaatatccgggccggattatccgggccggatatttcggaaatatccggccccgaaatcggctaaggacctggggaattgctgctcggtataggggccggatttttggccggattttgtccaggttttgtccactgaggccggataatccggccccggataatccggcccttacttaggccggattatccggcctcagttttgcccaaacggctcgattttcttggggggtataaatacccccttcttcctccttgggctgtagcttctctctcactctctctcctccattgttgaactagagaagcttgcactatctctcaatccctccatgattcttgcccccatttgagggaaaagagagaggagatctagatctacatttctaccaatcaaatccatctctttgtgagtggaactctctagatcttgatcttggtgttctttgtgaattcctttgttcttcctctcttattcccccaatagcttttgtagctttgttggaatttgagagagaaggacttgagcatctttgtggtgttcttgtcattgcatttggtgcatcggtttgagttctccacggtgattcgtggaggtgaaagcaagaaagttgttactcttgggttcttggaaccctagacggattctaggcctttgtggcggtttgttgggagcctccaattaagttgtggatgtgtgccccaatctttgtgtaaggcccggtttccgcctcgaaggaaatcccttagtggaaccgtgacctaggcctttgtggcgagggtcaccg includes these proteins:
- the LOC124672658 gene encoding probable long-chain-alcohol O-fatty-acyltransferase 2 — translated: MASELASLALVSAAVAAAMAYARLAASRVVPGLARLGALLPVLLVLPVLPFTFSPILLRTISAFFLVWLCGFKLLLLAAGHGPLHPALPLVRFVTCAALPIKLRDRGAENSRSLPPEFLLSYAAKAALLAALISLRRVRARMPAYCVAAFDGAHVYLMLELFMASAAAFARALLGAELEPQFDRPYLASSLRDFWGHRWNLMVPGALRPSVYRPVRARLGAPAGVLATFLVSGLMHELIFYYITLQAGTGEVTAFFLLHGACVVAERWCARQRGLWRPPRAAATAATLAFVAGTASWLFFAPVTRSGLDKAIVAECEGMMAALEKQAAGAARLVWS